A genomic segment from Mus caroli chromosome 17, CAROLI_EIJ_v1.1, whole genome shotgun sequence encodes:
- the Rps10 gene encoding 40S ribosomal protein S10 — MLMPKKNRIAIYELLFKEGVMVAKKDVHMPKHPELADKNVPNLHVMKAMQSLKSRGYVKEQFAWRHFYWYLTNEGIQYLRDYLHLPPEIVPATLRRSRPETGRPRPKGPEGERPARFTRGEADRDTYRRSAVPPGADKKAEAGAGSATEFQFRGGFGRGRGQPPQ; from the exons ATGTTGATGCCTAAGAAGAATCGGATTGCCATCTACGAACTCCTTTTTAAGGAGGGCGTGATGGTCGCCAAAAAGGATGTCCACATGCCTAAGCACCCCGAGCTGGCAGACAAAAATGTGCCCAACCTTCACGTAATGAAGGCCATGCAG TCTCTCAAGTCTCGAGGCTACGTGAAGGAGCAGTTTGCTTGGAGACATTTCTACTGGTACCTTACGAACGAGGGCATCCAGTATCTCCGAGACTACCTGCACCTACCCCCGGAGATCGTGCCCGCCACTCTGCGCCGCAGCCGTCCCGAGACTGGCAGGCCTCGGCCCAAAG GTCCAGAGGGTGAGCGGCCTGCAAGATTCACAAGAGGGGAGGCTGACAGAGACACCTACAGAAGGAGCGCTGTGCCCC CTGGAGCTGACAAGaaagctgaggctggggctggctcAGCAACTGAGTTCCAGTTT AGAGGCGGCTTTGGTCGTGGACGTGGTCAGCCACCTCAGTGA